In Harmonia axyridis chromosome 6, icHarAxyr1.1, whole genome shotgun sequence, a single window of DNA contains:
- the LOC123681724 gene encoding uncharacterized protein LOC123681724, producing MERISGCFVLFVLGIGQIDALMCWSCSSDLDIRCHDHFNTTKFDRFYNQQNFQTGGNYQSGSYNQNYPQQNYQGRNNYNQGYNNQGYNQGYQNNQYQSRPTVPYIKTCSFNSFGDKKAVCMKKVSTSNDQKTLTIRDCVTIPAGQSVGKCPSESNSYIQVDFCEYCDTDGCNSGNSIQVNLAVAFTSFIALFLLKQ from the exons ATGGAGAGAATATCAGGATGTTTCGTGCTTTTCGTTCTTGGTATTGGCCAGATTG acgcCTTGATGTGCTGGTCTTGCTCATCTGACCTTGACATCAGATGCCACGATCATTTTAACACAACAAAATTCGACAGATTCTATAACCAACAGAACTTTCAAACTGGAGGAAATTACCAGAGTGGTAGTTACAATCAAAACTACCCCCAGCAAAATTACCAGGGTAGAAATAACTACAACCAAGGGTATAATAACCAAGGGTACAACCAAGGGTATCAAAACAACCAATACCAAAGTAGACCAACAGTTCCCTACATCAAAACTTGTAGCTTCAACTCGTTTGGGGACAAGAAAGCTGTATGCATGAAGAAAGTATCAACTT CCAACGACCAAAAAACCTTGACCATCAGGGACTGTGTTACCATACCAGCTGGCCAATCTGTTGGAAAATGCCCCTCAGAATCTAATTCATATATACAAGtagatttttgtgaatattgtgATACAGATGGATGTAACTCAGGCAATTCGATACAAGTAAACTTAGCAGTAGCATTCACTTCTTTCATAGCTCTTTTTCTGCTGAAACAATGA
- the LOC123681725 gene encoding uncharacterized protein LOC123681725, translating into MWTNSVYLFLFLLFLSLLSNISEAVKCYQCSSSEDPKGQDNCGAYRKFDEREHIAIECNSFESHMPGSFCMKITHQSPKGYIWDGRWRQVMRRCASVAETGVTGVCNWGVDEDGIYWEECYCSEDRCNSSNKAIGSSISIVSAILLLRWLSR; encoded by the exons ATGTGGACGAATTCTGTatacttatttttatttcttttgtttttatcATTGCTTTCTAATATAA GTGAGGCAGTTAAATGTTACCAATGCAGTTCAAGTGAAGATCCTAAAGGGCAGGATAATTGCGGAGCTTACAGAAAATTCGATGAGAGGGAACATATAGCGATAGAATGTAATAGTTTCGAGAGTCATATGCCTGGATCGTTCTGTATGAAAATTACACATCAGAGTCCTAAAGGTTATATAT gggATGGAAGGTGGAGACAGGTTATGAGAAGATGTGCTTCGGTAGCAGAAACTGGGGTCACTGGAGTGTGTAATTGGGGAGTTGATGAAGATGGCATCTATTGGGAAGAATGTTATTGTTCCGAAGATAGATGTAATTCGTCAAATAAAGCTATAGGTTCTTCCATTAGTATTGTAAGTGCTATTTTACTGCTACGATGGTTAAGTCGTTAG